The Agromyces hippuratus genome has a window encoding:
- a CDS encoding succinate dehydrogenase hydrophobic membrane anchor subunit, with protein MTAIETSALKPADRPRRRGINLEKWGWIYMRASGVVLIVLIFGHLFMNLMVGDGVKAIDFGFVGGKWADPFWQWWDVLMLWLALIHGANGMRTIVNDYTNPGVVQKVLKGALFAAAAVLIILGTLVVFTFEPCPVGAPADLLPSFCAA; from the coding sequence ATGACTGCCATCGAAACGTCGGCGCTGAAACCAGCCGACCGCCCCCGCCGCCGCGGCATCAATCTGGAGAAGTGGGGCTGGATCTACATGCGCGCCTCGGGCGTCGTGCTGATCGTGCTCATCTTCGGACACCTCTTCATGAACCTCATGGTCGGCGACGGCGTCAAGGCCATCGACTTCGGCTTCGTCGGCGGCAAGTGGGCCGACCCGTTCTGGCAGTGGTGGGACGTGCTGATGCTCTGGCTCGCCCTCATCCACGGCGCCAACGGCATGCGCACGATCGTCAACGACTACACGAACCCCGGCGTCGTGCAGAAGGTGCTGAAGGGCGCCCTCTTCGCCGCAGCTGCCGTGCTCATCATCCTCGGCACGCTCGTCGTCTTCACCTTCGAGCCCTGCCCCGTCGGCGCACCCGCCGACCTGCTTCCCTCGTTCTGCGCCGCTTAG
- a CDS encoding BMP family lipoprotein, translated as MALRRSISVAAALAAASVALAACAPAPESGGGGSASDACVRMVTNSGGLEDRSFNQSSWEGLQQAEDEYGIDAEAIVSTGETDLAPNVAQAVESGCELIVTVGWELAESTLDQAGKNPELAFAIVDETVEADNVKPVVFDTAQASYLAGYLAAGVSKTGVVATFGGGNQPPVTLFMDGFVDGVAKYNEVHGAQVRVLGWNKEAQDGTFTGDFEDISKGKTLTQAFIDQGADVILPVAGQVGEGAAAAASENSGVSVIWVDSDGYEVLPAEFRGYVLTSVLKNTQDAMVEIVGDVLDGDFDAEPFVGTLENGGVAIAPYHDLAPLVSPGLDGELEGLRQAIIAGEIVVESPSRP; from the coding sequence ATGGCGCTGCGCCGAAGCATCTCCGTCGCGGCGGCGCTGGCCGCGGCATCCGTCGCGCTCGCGGCGTGCGCTCCGGCCCCCGAGTCCGGAGGCGGCGGTTCGGCGAGCGACGCGTGCGTTCGGATGGTCACGAACTCGGGCGGCCTCGAGGACCGCTCGTTCAACCAGTCGAGCTGGGAGGGGCTGCAGCAGGCCGAGGACGAGTACGGCATCGATGCCGAGGCGATCGTCTCGACCGGTGAGACCGACCTCGCCCCCAACGTGGCGCAGGCCGTCGAGTCGGGGTGCGAGCTCATCGTCACCGTCGGCTGGGAGCTCGCGGAGTCGACGCTCGACCAGGCGGGCAAGAACCCCGAGCTCGCCTTCGCGATCGTCGACGAGACCGTCGAGGCCGACAACGTCAAGCCGGTGGTCTTCGACACCGCCCAGGCCTCGTACCTGGCTGGATACCTCGCGGCCGGCGTCTCGAAGACCGGCGTGGTCGCGACCTTCGGCGGCGGCAACCAGCCGCCGGTGACCCTGTTCATGGACGGGTTCGTCGACGGCGTCGCGAAGTACAACGAGGTGCACGGCGCGCAGGTGCGCGTGCTCGGCTGGAACAAGGAGGCCCAGGACGGCACCTTCACCGGCGACTTCGAGGACATCTCGAAGGGCAAGACGCTCACCCAGGCGTTCATCGATCAGGGAGCCGACGTCATCCTGCCCGTCGCGGGGCAGGTCGGCGAGGGGGCGGCCGCTGCGGCGAGCGAGAACTCCGGCGTCTCGGTGATCTGGGTCGACAGCGACGGATACGAGGTGCTGCCGGCCGAGTTCCGCGGGTACGTGCTGACGAGCGTGCTGAAGAACACGCAGGACGCCATGGTCGAGATCGTCGGCGACGTGCTCGACGGGGACTTCGACGCCGAGCCGTTCGTCGGCACCCTCGAGAACGGCGGCGTCGCGATCGCGCCCTACCACGATCTCGCCCCGCTCGTGTCTCCCGGCCTCGACGGGGAGCTCGAGGGGCTCAGGCAGGCGATCATCGCCGGCGAGATCGTCGTGGAGTCGCCGAGCCGCCCCTGA
- a CDS encoding cytidine deaminase — MTATDAIDWNDLRGRAREAMAKAYAPYSEFPVGAAAIVDDGRIVSGCNVENASYGVTLCAECSLVSALVMSGGGKLVAFTCVDGHGAALMPCGRCRQLLYEHSAEGMLLDTVSGIKTIDEVLPDAFGPRQLAEFRGVK; from the coding sequence ATGACCGCAACGGATGCGATCGACTGGAACGATCTCCGCGGGCGCGCCCGCGAGGCGATGGCCAAGGCGTACGCGCCGTACTCGGAGTTCCCCGTGGGCGCTGCGGCGATCGTCGACGACGGCCGCATCGTGAGCGGATGCAACGTCGAGAACGCCTCGTACGGCGTGACCCTCTGCGCGGAGTGCTCGCTCGTCTCGGCACTCGTGATGTCGGGCGGCGGCAAGCTCGTGGCGTTCACCTGCGTCGACGGGCACGGCGCGGCGCTCATGCCCTGCGGGCGCTGTCGGCAACTGCTCTACGAGCACTCCGCCGAGGGCATGCTGCTCGACACCGTGTCGGGAATCAAGACCATCGACGAGGTGCTGCCCGACGCGTTCGGCCCGCGGCAGCTCGCCGAATTCAGAGGAGTGAAGTGA
- a CDS encoding ABC transporter ATP-binding protein: MKLELRGITKRFGALVANDHIDLTVEAGEIHALLGENGAGKSTLMNVLYGLYQADGGEILLDDQVQHFAGPGDAMKAGIGMVHQHFMLIPVFTVAENVMLGHESTKAGGVLDLATARTKVREISDRFGFDVDPDALVEELPVGVQQRVEIIKALSRDARVLVFDEPTAVLTPQETDELMSIMRQLKESGTSIVFITHKLREVREVADRITVIRLGKVVGEASPTATNEELATLMVGRAVDLTVDKSPAKAGKPALVVQNLTVLDPLGNIVVDDVSFSVAEGEILAIAGVQGNGQTELTEALLGLQPRVLGEVSLDGKAIRGHSVRKILDVGVGFIPEDRTEDGLVGEFTIAENLMLDRADGAPFVRFGNIQRGALEDFAREKVAEFDVRTQGIDEPVRRLSGGNQQKVVLARELSRDLRLFVAAQPTRGVDVGSIEFIHKRIVATRDAGTPVIVVSTELDEVTALADNIMVMYRGRIVGIVPGDTPRSVLGLMMAGAAGGSENPTAPTGEGAAA; the protein is encoded by the coding sequence ATGAAGCTCGAACTTCGCGGCATCACGAAGCGATTCGGTGCCCTGGTCGCAAACGACCACATCGACCTCACTGTCGAGGCAGGTGAGATCCACGCCCTGCTCGGCGAGAACGGCGCAGGCAAGTCCACGCTGATGAACGTGCTGTACGGCCTGTATCAGGCCGACGGCGGCGAGATCCTGCTCGACGACCAGGTCCAGCACTTCGCCGGCCCCGGCGACGCGATGAAGGCCGGCATCGGCATGGTGCACCAGCACTTCATGCTGATCCCCGTCTTCACGGTGGCCGAGAACGTCATGCTCGGGCACGAGTCGACCAAGGCCGGTGGCGTGCTCGACCTCGCGACCGCGCGCACGAAGGTGCGCGAGATCTCCGACCGCTTCGGGTTCGACGTCGATCCCGACGCCCTCGTCGAAGAGCTTCCCGTCGGGGTGCAGCAGCGCGTCGAGATCATCAAGGCGCTCTCCCGCGACGCGCGCGTGCTCGTCTTCGACGAGCCCACCGCCGTGCTCACACCGCAGGAGACCGACGAGCTCATGTCGATCATGCGGCAGCTGAAAGAGAGCGGCACGTCGATCGTCTTCATCACGCACAAGCTGCGCGAGGTGCGCGAGGTCGCCGACCGCATCACGGTCATCCGGCTCGGCAAGGTCGTCGGCGAGGCCTCGCCGACCGCCACGAACGAAGAGCTCGCCACGCTCATGGTCGGCCGCGCCGTCGACCTCACGGTCGACAAGTCGCCGGCGAAGGCGGGCAAGCCCGCACTGGTGGTGCAGAACCTGACGGTGCTCGACCCGCTCGGCAACATCGTGGTCGACGACGTCAGCTTCAGCGTCGCCGAAGGTGAGATCCTCGCAATCGCCGGGGTGCAGGGAAACGGGCAGACCGAGCTCACCGAGGCCCTCCTCGGGCTCCAGCCGCGAGTGCTCGGCGAGGTGTCGCTCGACGGCAAGGCGATCCGCGGGCACTCCGTGCGCAAGATCCTCGACGTCGGAGTCGGGTTCATTCCCGAAGACCGCACCGAAGACGGCCTCGTCGGCGAGTTCACGATCGCCGAGAACCTCATGCTCGACCGGGCCGATGGTGCGCCGTTCGTGCGGTTCGGCAACATCCAGCGCGGCGCGCTCGAGGACTTCGCCCGCGAGAAGGTGGCGGAGTTCGACGTGCGCACCCAGGGCATCGACGAGCCAGTGCGCCGCCTCTCGGGCGGCAACCAGCAGAAGGTCGTGCTCGCCCGTGAACTCAGCCGCGACCTCAGGCTCTTCGTCGCGGCCCAGCCCACCCGCGGCGTCGACGTCGGCTCCATCGAGTTCATCCACAAGCGCATCGTCGCCACCCGCGACGCCGGCACCCCCGTCATCGTCGTCTCGACCGAGCTCGACGAGGTGACGGCGCTCGCCGACAACATCATGGTGATGTACCGGGGCCGCATCGTGGGCATCGTGCCCGGCGACACCCCTCGTTCCGTGCTCGGTCTCATGATGGCCGGCGCCGCCGGCGGCAGCGAGAACCCGACCGCCCCCACCGGAGAAGGAGCCGCGGCATGA
- a CDS encoding ABC transporter permease produces MSADRPESPQSEAQPAAPAKTADPAEAPEPSRWHNMFREITTGNAIISVLAVVLALIVGAVMIAFTNKDVQAASVYFFARPGDMFVAIWDSVAGAYSALFQGSIYNFRRPGFADGIKPFTETLTFATPLIAAGLGVALGFRVGLFNIGGRGQMLIAAALGGWVGFALELPPVLHMVVALLVGIAGGALWAGIVGLLKARTGAHEVITTIMLNYVAFYLVSYWLREGFLKTPGSNNPKSPATKETAVFPDLFGPEYNLHFGFVLVIAATVFAWWLLSRSNLGFKFRAVGENPNAARVAGINVKRMYVYAMLLSGGLIGLAGVNQVLGTTTSGFGAGIDSGIGFDAITVALLGRSRPWGVFVAGILFGAFKAGGFSMQAAEGVPIDIVLVVQSLIVLFIAAPPLVRAIFRLPSPDTVRRATPSVTKEVAAK; encoded by the coding sequence ATGAGCGCCGACCGACCCGAGTCGCCGCAGAGCGAGGCCCAGCCCGCCGCTCCAGCGAAGACCGCCGATCCCGCCGAGGCTCCTGAGCCCTCGCGCTGGCACAACATGTTCCGCGAGATCACGACGGGCAACGCGATCATCTCGGTGCTCGCCGTGGTGCTCGCGCTCATCGTCGGCGCGGTCATGATCGCCTTCACGAACAAAGACGTGCAGGCGGCATCCGTCTACTTCTTCGCACGACCGGGCGACATGTTCGTCGCGATCTGGGACTCGGTCGCCGGAGCCTACTCGGCGCTGTTCCAGGGGTCGATCTACAACTTCCGGCGGCCTGGCTTCGCCGACGGCATCAAGCCGTTCACCGAGACGCTCACGTTCGCGACCCCGCTCATCGCCGCGGGCCTCGGCGTCGCGCTCGGCTTCCGCGTCGGCCTCTTCAACATCGGCGGACGCGGTCAGATGCTGATCGCGGCAGCGCTCGGCGGCTGGGTCGGGTTCGCGCTCGAACTGCCCCCCGTGCTGCACATGGTCGTCGCACTGCTCGTCGGCATCGCGGGCGGCGCGCTCTGGGCGGGCATCGTGGGTCTCCTGAAGGCGCGCACCGGTGCCCACGAGGTCATCACGACCATCATGCTGAACTACGTCGCGTTCTATCTCGTCAGCTACTGGCTCCGTGAGGGCTTCCTGAAGACGCCCGGATCGAACAACCCCAAGAGCCCGGCGACCAAGGAGACCGCGGTGTTCCCCGACCTGTTCGGTCCGGAGTACAACCTGCACTTCGGCTTCGTCCTGGTGATCGCAGCCACGGTGTTCGCGTGGTGGCTGCTGTCGCGCTCGAACCTCGGATTCAAGTTCCGCGCGGTCGGCGAGAACCCCAATGCGGCTCGGGTCGCGGGTATCAACGTCAAGCGCATGTACGTGTACGCGATGCTGCTCTCGGGCGGCCTCATCGGCCTCGCGGGCGTCAACCAGGTGCTCGGCACCACGACGAGCGGGTTCGGTGCCGGCATCGACTCCGGCATCGGCTTCGACGCGATCACGGTCGCCCTGCTCGGCCGCTCCCGCCCCTGGGGCGTGTTCGTTGCGGGCATCCTCTTCGGCGCCTTCAAGGCCGGCGGGTTCTCGATGCAGGCCGCAGAAGGCGTGCCGATCGACATCGTGCTCGTGGTCCAGTCCCTCATCGTGCTGTTCATCGCGGCGCCGCCGCTCGTGCGCGCGATCTTCCGGTTGCCCTCGCCCGACACCGTGCGACGAGCCACCCCGTCCGTCACGAAGGAGGTGGCAGCGAAGTGA
- the sdhC gene encoding succinate dehydrogenase, cytochrome b556 subunit: protein MPETSAGTLTAPEKPAKQKPGGTLYRGREGMWSWVLHRITGVAIFFFLLVHILDTALVRVSPEAYNAVIGTYQTPIMGLGEVALVGAIVFHAFNGLRIILVDFWAWATRHQKLLFWIVVALWVVTMLAFTPRHLINVFSH from the coding sequence ATGCCAGAGACTTCGGCAGGAACCCTGACCGCACCCGAGAAGCCTGCGAAACAGAAGCCTGGTGGCACGCTGTACCGCGGCCGTGAGGGTATGTGGTCATGGGTGCTGCACCGCATCACGGGTGTCGCGATCTTCTTCTTCCTTCTGGTGCACATCCTCGACACAGCGCTCGTGCGGGTCAGTCCCGAGGCGTACAACGCGGTCATCGGCACCTACCAGACGCCCATCATGGGCCTCGGCGAAGTCGCCCTGGTCGGCGCGATCGTGTTCCACGCGTTCAACGGACTGCGCATCATCCTCGTGGACTTCTGGGCCTGGGCCACGCGCCACCAGAAGCTCCTCTTCTGGATCGTGGTCGCCCTCTGGGTCGTGACCATGCTCGCGTTCACGCCGCGCCACCTCATCAACGTCTTCAGCCACTAG
- a CDS encoding mannose-1-phosphate guanylyltransferase, with product MDESPIDGFYSVIPAGGVGSRLWPLSRADAPKFLHDLTGSGQTLLKDTWDRLAPLSGDDRIMVVTGRAHRAAVEAQLPGLADHNVVLESEPRDSTAAIGLAAAILERREPGVIIGSFAADHVISGAALFRAAVADAVAAARAGYIATIGITPTESAVGFGYIECGAPLAVEGAEHVEAVASFVEKPDLDTAKRYLAGHKHLWNAGMFIARADALLAEIARNKPELHAGLVELAAAWDDPATRGPAVDRIWPRLEKIAIDYSVAEPAAAAGRLAVIRGHFAWDDVGDFASLAKLNTAGRSGELAILGENARVLSDASSGIVVSRSKRVISLIGVHDIVVVDTPDALLVTTSEHAQRVKAVVDALRLGGSNDVL from the coding sequence ATGGACGAATCCCCGATCGACGGCTTCTACAGCGTCATCCCCGCCGGCGGCGTCGGCTCGCGGCTGTGGCCGCTCTCCCGCGCCGACGCGCCCAAGTTCCTGCACGACCTCACGGGATCCGGTCAGACGCTCCTCAAGGACACCTGGGATCGGCTCGCTCCGCTGTCGGGCGACGACCGCATCATGGTCGTCACCGGCCGTGCCCACCGCGCCGCCGTCGAGGCGCAGCTGCCCGGGCTCGCCGACCACAACGTCGTGCTCGAGAGCGAGCCGCGCGACTCGACGGCCGCGATCGGCCTCGCCGCGGCGATCCTCGAACGCCGCGAACCGGGCGTGATCATCGGCTCGTTCGCGGCCGACCACGTGATCTCGGGTGCTGCGCTCTTCCGCGCCGCCGTCGCCGACGCCGTCGCGGCGGCCCGCGCCGGATACATCGCGACGATCGGCATCACGCCGACCGAGTCGGCCGTCGGCTTCGGCTACATCGAGTGCGGCGCGCCGCTCGCCGTCGAGGGCGCCGAGCACGTCGAGGCGGTCGCGAGCTTCGTCGAGAAGCCCGATCTCGACACCGCCAAGCGCTACCTGGCAGGTCACAAGCACCTGTGGAACGCCGGCATGTTCATCGCGCGCGCCGATGCGCTGCTCGCCGAGATCGCCAGGAACAAGCCCGAGCTGCACGCGGGCCTCGTCGAGCTCGCGGCAGCGTGGGACGACCCCGCGACCCGCGGCCCCGCGGTCGACCGCATCTGGCCGCGCCTCGAGAAGATCGCGATCGACTACTCGGTCGCCGAACCCGCGGCGGCGGCGGGTCGCCTCGCCGTGATCCGCGGGCACTTCGCGTGGGACGACGTGGGCGACTTCGCCTCGCTCGCCAAGCTCAACACCGCGGGCCGGTCGGGCGAGCTCGCGATCCTCGGAGAGAACGCGCGCGTGCTCTCCGACGCCTCGAGCGGCATCGTCGTCAGCCGGTCGAAGCGGGTCATCAGCCTGATCGGCGTGCACGACATCGTCGTGGTCGACACCCCCGACGCACTGCTCGTCACGACGAGCGAGCACGCCCAACGGGTCAAGGCCGTCGTCGACGCCCTCAGGCTCGGCGGGTCCAACGACGTGCTGTAG
- a CDS encoding thymidine phosphorylase, which translates to MSTVEPFDAVDLIRAKRDGHELETPEIDWLVDAYTRGYVADEQMSAMTMAIFLNGMTRREIRDLTMAMIASGERMDFSGLGKPTSDKHSTGGVGDKITLPLMPLVATFGVAVPQLSGRGLGHTGGTLDKLESIPGWRAEITNDEMFAQLRDVGGVICAAGAGLAPADKKLYALRDITGTVEAIPLIASSIMSKKIAEGTGALVLDVKFGSGAFLTDIDRSRELARTMVELGEDAGVATSALITNMNVPLGLTIGNANEVRESVEVLAGGGPSDVRALTVALAREMLALAGQPDVDVEAALDDGRAMDTWRRAIRAQGGDPDAPMPAAREQHVVTAERDGVLVEQQALPFGIAAWRLGAGRARKQDPVQHAAGIDLHAKPGDVVRKGEPLFTLHADEPARFARALESVEGAWRIGDAGDPIDDGGPLIADRIGR; encoded by the coding sequence ATGAGCACCGTCGAACCGTTCGACGCCGTCGACCTGATCCGCGCCAAGCGCGACGGCCACGAACTCGAGACGCCCGAGATCGACTGGCTCGTCGACGCTTACACGCGCGGCTACGTCGCCGACGAGCAGATGTCGGCCATGACGATGGCGATCTTCCTCAACGGCATGACGCGCCGCGAGATCCGCGACCTGACGATGGCGATGATCGCGAGCGGCGAGCGCATGGACTTCTCGGGGCTCGGCAAGCCCACGAGCGACAAGCACTCCACGGGCGGCGTCGGCGACAAGATCACCCTGCCCCTCATGCCGCTCGTCGCGACGTTCGGCGTGGCGGTGCCGCAGCTGTCGGGCCGCGGGCTCGGCCACACCGGCGGCACGCTCGACAAGCTCGAGTCGATTCCGGGATGGCGCGCCGAGATCACGAACGACGAGATGTTCGCGCAGCTCCGCGACGTCGGCGGCGTCATCTGCGCTGCCGGTGCTGGCCTCGCTCCGGCCGACAAGAAGCTCTACGCGCTCCGCGACATCACAGGCACGGTCGAGGCGATCCCGCTCATCGCGTCGTCGATCATGTCGAAGAAGATCGCCGAGGGCACCGGCGCGCTCGTGCTCGACGTCAAGTTCGGCTCGGGCGCGTTCCTCACCGACATCGACCGCTCGCGGGAACTCGCGCGCACCATGGTCGAGCTCGGCGAAGACGCGGGCGTCGCGACGTCCGCGCTCATCACGAACATGAACGTGCCGCTCGGCCTCACGATCGGCAACGCCAACGAGGTGCGCGAGTCGGTCGAGGTGCTCGCGGGCGGCGGTCCGTCGGATGTCCGTGCGCTCACCGTGGCCCTCGCCCGCGAGATGCTCGCGCTCGCGGGGCAGCCCGACGTCGATGTCGAGGCAGCACTCGACGACGGCCGGGCCATGGACACCTGGCGGCGCGCGATCCGCGCTCAGGGCGGCGACCCCGATGCCCCGATGCCGGCGGCGCGGGAGCAGCACGTCGTGACGGCCGAGCGCGACGGCGTGCTCGTCGAGCAGCAGGCCCTGCCGTTCGGCATCGCAGCCTGGCGTCTCGGCGCTGGGCGTGCGCGAAAGCAGGACCCGGTGCAGCACGCGGCCGGCATCGACCTGCATGCGAAGCCCGGCGACGTCGTGCGCAAGGGCGAGCCGCTGTTCACCCTGCACGCCGACGAGCCCGCCCGGTTCGCGCGGGCCCTCGAGTCCGTCGAGGGAGCGTGGCGCATCGGCGATGCGGGCGATCCGATCGATGACGGCGGCCCCCTGATCGCCGACCGCATCGGCCGCTGA
- a CDS encoding BMP family lipoprotein: MKVTTKKAALGGLALFGAAVLLAGCAAAPEEGGSGESAAPDFLPCIVSDFGGFDDNSFNESSFNGITEAAEELGVEFKQAESKSEDQYESNVSSMVDQGCDFILTVGFALANATRDAAQDSPDTQFALIDSALSNDDFTPLTLDNVKPVLYDTAQAAYLAGYLAAGTTKTGTVATYGGLPFPSVTIFMDGFVDGVAKYNEVKGTDVKVLGWDKAAQDGTMAGSFDDINQGKTLTQGFIDQGADIILPVAGPLFQGSAQAIQDSGKDVAIIGVDSDLFLTAPEFGEMYLTSVMKQMTAATKEIIVNAGNGDFSADPYIGTLENDGVGLAPLHDWESKVDPALMEEVEQLKTDIVSGEITVESPSTPK, from the coding sequence GTGAAGGTCACGACCAAGAAAGCCGCCCTCGGCGGTCTCGCCCTGTTCGGCGCAGCCGTGCTGCTCGCCGGCTGTGCAGCCGCACCAGAAGAGGGCGGATCCGGCGAGTCCGCCGCTCCCGACTTCCTGCCCTGCATCGTCTCGGACTTCGGCGGCTTCGACGACAACTCGTTCAACGAGTCGAGCTTCAACGGCATCACCGAGGCGGCCGAAGAGCTGGGCGTCGAGTTCAAGCAGGCCGAGTCCAAGTCCGAAGACCAGTACGAGTCGAACGTCTCGAGCATGGTCGACCAGGGCTGCGACTTCATCCTCACGGTCGGCTTCGCCCTCGCCAACGCCACGCGCGATGCTGCACAGGACAGCCCCGACACCCAGTTCGCGCTCATCGACTCGGCGCTGTCGAACGACGACTTCACGCCGCTGACGCTCGACAACGTCAAGCCGGTGCTCTACGACACGGCCCAGGCCGCCTACCTCGCCGGCTACCTCGCCGCCGGCACGACCAAGACGGGCACCGTCGCCACCTACGGCGGCCTGCCCTTCCCGTCGGTCACGATCTTCATGGACGGCTTCGTCGACGGCGTCGCGAAGTACAACGAGGTCAAGGGCACCGACGTCAAGGTGCTCGGCTGGGACAAGGCAGCCCAGGACGGCACGATGGCCGGCAGCTTCGATGACATCAACCAGGGCAAGACCCTGACCCAGGGCTTCATCGACCAGGGCGCCGACATCATCCTCCCCGTCGCCGGTCCGCTCTTCCAGGGCTCGGCCCAGGCCATCCAGGACTCCGGCAAGGACGTCGCCATCATCGGCGTCGACAGCGACCTGTTCCTCACCGCTCCCGAGTTCGGCGAGATGTACCTCACCTCGGTGATGAAGCAGATGACGGCCGCCACCAAGGAGATCATCGTGAACGCCGGCAACGGCGACTTCTCGGCCGACCCCTACATCGGCACCCTCGAGAACGACGGCGTCGGCCTGGCCCCGCTGCACGACTGGGAGTCCAAGGTCGACCCCGCGCTGATGGAAGAGGTCGAGCAGCTCAAGACCGACATCGTCAGCGGCGAGATCACGGTCGAATCGCCCTCGACCCCCAAGTAA
- a CDS encoding ABC transporter permease, translated as MSTVAPVSRPTEPHQPPPGPAVGLIRNWKTPVALGVFSILAFVLLVVFGRDGVSTMRLSTASDVIQLPDVHLPTRATSIVITILLFAITAVSTWLVVQRRKTPIWLISIFAVLALLGFLVWAAADATIPVPGLLFGSLSLAVPLIFGALGGVISERVGVVNVAIEGQLLAGAFTSALVASITGQPLLGLLAAMVAGMLVSFVLAAFSIKYFVDQVIVGVVLNVLVTGLTGFLFSQLLAPNAATLNAPPRFERINIPILSEIPILGPVLFRQTLIVYLMYIAIAAVYIGIFHTRWGLRLRAVGEHPQAADTVGINVNGTRFWNVSLAGAIAGLGGAYFTLGSVGAFGKEMTAGAGFIALAAVIFGRWDPIRATLAALLFGFASNLQNVLSIIGSPVPSEFMLMLPYLVTIFAVAGLVGQSRGPAASGKPYIKS; from the coding sequence GTGAGCACCGTCGCACCCGTGAGCCGGCCGACCGAGCCGCACCAGCCTCCGCCCGGCCCGGCCGTCGGGCTCATCCGCAACTGGAAGACGCCGGTCGCGCTCGGCGTGTTCAGCATCCTCGCCTTCGTCCTCCTCGTCGTGTTCGGTCGCGACGGCGTCAGCACGATGCGCCTCTCGACCGCCAGCGACGTCATCCAACTGCCCGACGTGCACCTGCCGACGCGCGCGACCAGCATCGTCATCACGATCCTGCTGTTCGCGATCACCGCGGTGAGCACCTGGCTCGTCGTTCAGCGGCGCAAGACCCCGATCTGGCTGATCTCGATCTTCGCGGTGCTCGCCCTCCTCGGCTTCCTCGTGTGGGCCGCGGCCGATGCGACGATCCCGGTGCCCGGGCTTCTGTTCGGGTCGTTGAGCCTTGCGGTGCCGCTCATCTTCGGCGCGCTCGGCGGCGTGATCTCCGAGCGGGTCGGCGTCGTGAACGTCGCCATCGAAGGTCAGCTGCTCGCAGGTGCGTTCACCTCGGCGCTGGTGGCCTCGATCACCGGACAGCCGCTGTTGGGCCTGCTCGCGGCGATGGTGGCCGGAATGCTGGTCTCCTTCGTGCTCGCGGCCTTCTCGATCAAGTACTTCGTCGACCAGGTGATCGTGGGTGTGGTGCTCAACGTGCTCGTCACGGGCCTGACCGGGTTCCTCTTCTCGCAGTTGCTGGCGCCGAACGCCGCGACCTTGAACGCGCCGCCCCGGTTCGAGCGCATCAACATCCCGATCCTGTCCGAGATCCCCATCCTCGGACCGGTGCTGTTCCGTCAGACGCTCATCGTGTACCTCATGTACATCGCCATCGCGGCCGTGTACATCGGCATCTTCCACACGCGTTGGGGCCTTCGGCTCCGTGCGGTCGGCGAGCACCCGCAGGCGGCCGACACGGTCGGCATCAACGTGAACGGCACCCGCTTCTGGAACGTCTCGCTCGCCGGTGCGATCGCAGGCCTCGGCGGTGCGTACTTCACGCTCGGATCGGTGGGAGCCTTCGGAAAGGAGATGACGGCGGGCGCCGGCTTCATCGCCCTCGCCGCCGTGATCTTCGGTCGATGGGATCCGATTCGAGCGACGCTCGCGGCGCTGCTGTTCGGGTTCGCGTCGAACCTGCAGAACGTGCTGAGCATCATCGGCTCGCCCGTGCCGAGCGAGTTCATGCTCATGCTGCCGTACCTCGTCACGATCTTCGCCGTGGCCGGACTCGTCGGGCAGTCCCGCGGCCCGGCGGCATCCGGAAAGCCGTACATCAAGTCCTGA